In Myxococcus stipitatus, the following are encoded in one genomic region:
- a CDS encoding prolyl oligopeptidase family serine peptidase: MRRSFVAPLLTGLLTASTAMAAEEDPFLWLEEVQGQRALEWVRAQNAKTESALEKDPRFEPFQAEALRIFTATDRIPTPVFRAGGVDTFWQDQANPRGRWQRTTMEGYASPTIPWETVFDVDALAKAEGVPWVFKGGDCLPPADQRCMVFLSNGGKDAVEAREFDGTARKFVDGGFRLTEGKQSLDWLDVDTLLVGRDWGGDTLTESGYPFVLKRWKRGTPLEQAVEVYRGERTDVSARPITLHDADGQLQAVLINRSVTFFESEYFLLGDAAPVRLPFPRKASIQTHLKGQIVFTLEEDWGGFKQGALLAYSLADLKADATKAKPTLIFQPGPRQAIEVVVATRNHLLVNLYEDVKGALDVYTPGKAGRWSKKRMAMPKNASVSVIGSSRAHDKVFARSEGFLAPTSLWLGDVSTNTVKQVKSLPARFDASKHRVEQFWVKSKDGTKVPYFLVRPVKLKPGAVTPTVVYGYGGFQVSKPPMYLPEMGKLWLERGGAYVVANIRGGGEFGPRWHQAALRENRQRSFDDFAAVMEDLVRRKVTSPAHIGIYGRSNGGVLTSVTMTQHPELLNAAVIESPLIDMMRYTKLPAGASWAGEYGDPAVPEDAAFISKYSAYQNLKAGVRYPKPYITTNTKDDRVHPGHARKFAAKLEAMGLPYLYYENTDGGHSNDSDPVLNARRWALHHVYLSQQLMD, from the coding sequence ATGCGCAGGTCGTTTGTCGCACCGCTGCTGACCGGGTTGTTGACCGCTTCCACGGCCATGGCCGCCGAGGAAGACCCGTTCCTGTGGTTGGAAGAGGTGCAGGGACAGCGGGCGCTGGAGTGGGTGCGCGCGCAGAACGCGAAGACGGAGAGCGCGCTGGAGAAGGACCCGCGCTTCGAGCCCTTTCAGGCGGAGGCGCTGCGCATCTTCACCGCGACGGACCGCATCCCCACGCCTGTCTTTCGCGCGGGTGGGGTGGACACCTTCTGGCAGGACCAGGCGAACCCTCGAGGACGCTGGCAGCGCACGACGATGGAGGGCTACGCGAGCCCCACCATCCCCTGGGAGACGGTGTTCGACGTGGACGCGCTGGCGAAGGCGGAGGGGGTTCCCTGGGTCTTCAAGGGCGGCGACTGCCTGCCTCCCGCGGATCAACGCTGCATGGTCTTCCTCTCCAACGGCGGCAAGGACGCGGTGGAGGCGCGCGAGTTCGACGGCACGGCTCGGAAGTTCGTGGACGGTGGCTTCCGGCTGACGGAGGGCAAGCAGTCCCTGGATTGGCTGGACGTGGACACGCTGCTGGTGGGCCGTGACTGGGGCGGCGACACCCTCACCGAGTCCGGTTACCCATTCGTGCTCAAGCGCTGGAAGCGCGGCACGCCGTTGGAGCAGGCGGTGGAGGTGTATCGCGGCGAGCGCACGGACGTGTCCGCGCGGCCCATCACCCTGCACGACGCGGACGGCCAGCTCCAGGCGGTGCTCATCAACCGCTCGGTGACGTTCTTCGAGTCGGAGTACTTCCTTCTCGGTGACGCGGCCCCGGTGCGCTTGCCCTTCCCGCGCAAGGCGTCCATCCAGACACACCTCAAGGGGCAGATTGTCTTCACCCTCGAGGAGGACTGGGGCGGCTTCAAGCAGGGCGCGCTCCTGGCGTATTCGCTGGCGGACCTGAAGGCGGACGCGACGAAGGCGAAGCCCACGCTCATCTTCCAGCCCGGACCTCGTCAGGCCATCGAGGTGGTGGTAGCGACGCGCAATCACCTGCTGGTGAATCTCTACGAGGACGTGAAGGGCGCGCTGGATGTGTACACGCCGGGCAAGGCGGGCCGCTGGAGCAAGAAGCGCATGGCGATGCCCAAGAACGCGTCGGTGAGCGTCATCGGTTCGTCCAGGGCGCACGACAAGGTGTTCGCGCGCTCCGAGGGTTTCCTCGCGCCGACGTCGCTGTGGTTGGGGGATGTGTCGACGAACACGGTGAAGCAGGTGAAGTCGCTGCCCGCGCGCTTCGATGCCTCCAAGCACCGGGTGGAGCAGTTCTGGGTGAAGTCGAAGGACGGGACGAAGGTGCCCTACTTCCTGGTGCGTCCGGTGAAGCTCAAGCCGGGCGCCGTCACGCCGACGGTGGTGTACGGCTACGGCGGCTTCCAGGTGTCCAAGCCGCCCATGTACCTGCCGGAGATGGGCAAGTTGTGGCTGGAGCGCGGCGGTGCGTATGTCGTCGCGAACATCCGGGGCGGTGGCGAGTTCGGTCCTCGCTGGCACCAGGCCGCGCTGCGTGAAAACCGTCAGCGCTCCTTCGATGACTTCGCGGCCGTGATGGAGGACCTGGTCCGCCGCAAGGTGACGTCTCCCGCGCACATCGGCATCTACGGGCGCTCCAACGGAGGTGTGCTCACCAGCGTGACGATGACGCAGCATCCGGAGTTGCTCAACGCGGCGGTCATCGAGAGCCCGCTCATCGACATGATGCGCTACACGAAGCTGCCCGCGGGTGCGTCGTGGGCGGGGGAGTACGGGGACCCGGCGGTTCCCGAGGACGCGGCGTTCATCTCGAAGTACTCCGCCTACCAGAACCTGAAGGCGGGCGTGCGCTACCCCAAGCCATACATCACCACGAACACGAAGGACGACCGGGTGCACCCGGGCCACGCGCGCAAGTTCGCCGCGAAGCTGGAGGCCATGGGGCTGCCGTATCTCTATTACGAGAACACGGACGGCGGGCACTCCAACGACTCCGACCCGGTGCTCAACGCGCGCCGGTGGGCGCTGCACCACGTCTATCTGTCGCAGCAGTTGATGGACTGA